The following are encoded in a window of Sinomonas cyclohexanicum genomic DNA:
- the nirB gene encoding nitrite reductase large subunit NirB → MAARGLDHPDGAPRFTVTALTEEAHLPYDRVALSKALTGDPADVDLTLGDPSLWATPGVALLTGSRATAIDTVARTVTTVDGAGTPRQHEYDELVLATGSNAARLPIPGAEHTYVYRTLEDVWFLRAEIARLAADLGRAPRVAVIGGGLLGIEAAAGAQSLGAEAVIIDGSPWPMNRQLDEGAGQALTRLIAAKGFTVHGGVFPSEVLVETKGAHDAGLVTGVLLADERVVPADLVVVAIGVRPRDELIRAAVDADSTGSARLELGPRGGVVIDEACATGAPNVWAIGEVASFGGMCLGLVAPANTMAEIVADRLHGGEATFPGFDTATKLKLSGVDVASFGDAFAAEPGALEIVYADPARGVYQKIVTTDDARTLLGGIFVGDASPYLSLRPLLGRELPAEPGAFLSAAGGGEAPETELPDDAILCSCNNVAAGTLRDAVNACGTCEGKDPVQDVAGLKACTRAGTQCGSCVPMIKKLLEAELTKSGVTVSKALCEHIALSRQELFDAIRVLQLTSFEDIMSRYGTGAGCDICKPTIASILASQHSAYVLDAGRGALQDTNDRALANMQKDGTYSVVPRIPGGEITPEKLGVIAAVAQKYSLYTKITGGQRIDMFGARLEQLPDIWAELIAAGMESGQAYGKSLRTVKSCVGSTWCRYGQQDSVGMAIQLELRYRGLRSPHKLKLGVSGCARECAEARGKDVGVIATADGWNLYVGGNGGATPAHAQLLAKDLDDETLIRYIDRYFMYYIRTADRLQRTARWQEELDGGLEHVRQVVVEDSLGIAEELEAAMATHVEHYEDEWAATLADPERLRRFRPFVNAPDAADDSIVHVAERDQLRPATRDEREKVALGATIPLRTQLGEA, encoded by the coding sequence ATGGCCGCCCGTGGGCTCGACCACCCCGACGGCGCTCCCCGCTTCACCGTCACGGCCCTGACGGAGGAGGCGCACCTCCCCTACGACCGCGTCGCGCTCTCCAAGGCCCTCACGGGCGACCCGGCCGACGTCGACCTCACCCTCGGAGACCCCTCGCTGTGGGCCACGCCCGGCGTCGCCCTCCTCACCGGCTCCCGCGCCACCGCCATCGACACGGTGGCGCGGACCGTCACGACGGTCGACGGCGCGGGCACGCCCCGGCAGCACGAGTACGACGAACTCGTCCTCGCGACCGGCTCGAACGCCGCCCGCCTCCCCATCCCGGGCGCCGAGCACACCTATGTGTACCGCACGCTCGAGGACGTCTGGTTCCTCCGCGCGGAGATCGCCCGCCTCGCCGCCGACCTCGGCCGGGCGCCGCGCGTCGCAGTGATCGGCGGCGGCCTCCTGGGGATCGAAGCCGCGGCTGGAGCCCAGTCCCTTGGCGCCGAGGCCGTCATCATCGACGGCTCGCCGTGGCCGATGAACCGGCAGCTCGACGAGGGCGCCGGCCAGGCCCTCACGCGGCTCATCGCGGCCAAGGGGTTCACGGTGCACGGGGGCGTGTTCCCGTCGGAAGTCCTCGTGGAGACGAAGGGCGCGCACGACGCCGGTCTGGTCACCGGCGTGCTCTTGGCGGACGAGCGGGTGGTCCCCGCGGACCTGGTCGTCGTCGCGATCGGCGTCCGCCCCCGCGACGAGCTCATCCGCGCAGCGGTCGATGCGGACAGCACCGGCAGTGCCCGCCTCGAGCTCGGCCCGCGCGGCGGCGTCGTGATCGACGAGGCGTGCGCCACCGGGGCACCGAATGTATGGGCCATCGGCGAGGTGGCGAGCTTCGGCGGGATGTGCCTCGGGCTCGTCGCGCCGGCGAACACGATGGCGGAAATCGTCGCGGACCGCCTGCACGGCGGCGAGGCGACGTTCCCCGGCTTCGATACGGCGACGAAGCTCAAGCTCTCGGGCGTGGACGTCGCGAGCTTCGGCGACGCGTTCGCGGCCGAGCCGGGCGCGCTCGAGATCGTGTACGCGGACCCGGCGCGCGGCGTCTACCAGAAGATCGTCACGACCGACGACGCGCGCACGCTCCTGGGCGGCATCTTCGTCGGCGACGCGTCCCCGTACCTGAGCCTGCGCCCGCTCCTGGGCCGCGAGCTCCCGGCCGAGCCGGGCGCGTTCCTCTCCGCGGCTGGGGGCGGAGAGGCTCCCGAGACCGAGCTCCCCGACGACGCCATCCTCTGCTCGTGCAACAACGTCGCCGCGGGGACGCTGCGCGACGCGGTGAACGCCTGCGGGACCTGCGAAGGCAAGGATCCGGTCCAGGACGTCGCCGGCCTCAAGGCCTGCACCCGCGCCGGCACGCAGTGCGGCTCGTGCGTGCCGATGATCAAGAAGCTCCTCGAGGCCGAGCTGACCAAGTCCGGCGTGACCGTCAGCAAGGCGCTGTGCGAGCACATCGCCCTCTCGCGCCAGGAGCTCTTCGACGCGATCCGTGTCCTGCAGCTGACCTCGTTCGAGGACATCATGTCCCGCTACGGCACGGGGGCCGGCTGCGACATCTGCAAGCCGACCATCGCCTCGATCCTCGCCTCCCAGCACTCCGCCTACGTGCTCGACGCCGGCCGCGGCGCCCTTCAGGACACCAACGACCGCGCGCTCGCGAACATGCAGAAGGACGGCACGTACTCCGTGGTCCCGCGCATCCCGGGCGGCGAGATCACGCCGGAGAAGCTCGGCGTCATCGCGGCCGTGGCCCAGAAGTACAGCCTGTACACGAAGATCACGGGCGGCCAGCGCATCGACATGTTCGGCGCCCGCCTCGAACAGCTCCCCGACATCTGGGCCGAGCTCATCGCCGCGGGCATGGAGTCCGGGCAGGCGTACGGCAAGAGCCTGCGCACCGTGAAGAGCTGCGTCGGGTCCACGTGGTGCCGCTACGGCCAGCAGGACTCGGTGGGCATGGCGATCCAGCTCGAACTGCGCTACCGCGGCCTGCGCAGCCCGCACAAGCTCAAGCTCGGCGTCTCCGGCTGCGCCCGCGAATGCGCGGAGGCCCGCGGCAAGGACGTCGGCGTGATCGCCACAGCGGACGGCTGGAACCTGTACGTGGGCGGCAACGGCGGCGCGACCCCGGCGCACGCCCAGCTCCTCGCCAAGGACCTCGACGACGAGACGCTCATCAGGTACATCGACCGCTACTTCATGTACTACATCCGCACAGCGGACCGCCTGCAGCGCACCGCGCGCTGGCAGGAGGAGCTCGACGGCGGGCTCGAGCACGTGCGCCAGGTGGTCGTCGAGGACTCGCTCGGGATCGCCGAGGAGCTCGAGGCCGCGATGGCAACGCACGTGGAGCACTACGAGGACGAGTGGGCCGCGACGCTCGCCGACCCCGAGCGCCTGCGCCGCTTCCGCCCGTTCGTCAACGCCCCGGATGCCGCCGACGACTCGATTGTGCACGTGGCCGAAAGGGACCAGCTCCGCCCCGCGACGCGCGACGAGCGCGAGAAGGTGGCCCTCGGCGCGACCATCCCCCTCCGCACCCAGCTCGGGGAGGCCTGA
- a CDS encoding phospho-sugar mutase — protein sequence MSTIPAGAPDLTDLARRAEEWAATDPDPSTAAQLRETLARAHDAEPSLARDAALQELADAFCGTLQFGTAGLRAALGPGPNRMNRVTVRRAAAGLAAFLVRRVSGTAVGPAHDGAGSPPAARPRAVVGYDARTNSDVFAQETAAIFTAAGIDAYLMPSALPTPVLAYALQALGCDAGVMVTASHNPPQDNGYKVYLGGRAVDDAGRGAQIVAPIDAEISELIGQVGPVGSIALADGGWAVLPASIAADYRGAVVRLAKPGLFPARELKIVLTPLHGVGGETALGVLRDAGFADVTLVSEQAQPDPAFPTVAFPNPEEPGALDLAFEAARAAGADLVIANDPDADRCAVAAPDPATGEWRMLRGDEVGALLGSHVVQRLDLPEGSTDPSLVFANSIVSSRLLARIAGAAGLAHRETLTGFKWISRVPGLVYGYEEALGYCVAPGLVKDKDGISAALLIAELAAEAKAHGETLFDRLDALHVRHGVHLTDQLSVRVADLGLLDAMMTRLRLDPPASFADSPVETAVDLAQGSDELPPTEGLLWVTRDSTRVIVRPSGTEPKLKCYFEVIRPVDNSAELTEARQAARHALDAAVNDVREALGL from the coding sequence ATGAGCACCATCCCCGCCGGGGCGCCCGACCTCACTGACCTAGCACGCCGGGCCGAGGAGTGGGCGGCGACGGATCCCGATCCCTCGACCGCTGCACAGCTGCGCGAGACGCTCGCCCGCGCGCACGACGCCGAGCCCTCCCTCGCGCGCGACGCCGCCCTCCAGGAGCTCGCCGACGCGTTCTGCGGCACGCTCCAGTTCGGCACCGCGGGCCTCCGCGCGGCCCTCGGGCCCGGGCCGAACCGCATGAACCGGGTCACCGTCCGGCGCGCCGCTGCGGGACTCGCGGCGTTCCTCGTGCGGCGGGTGAGCGGCACCGCCGTCGGTCCAGCGCACGACGGCGCCGGGTCGCCCCCCGCTGCCAGGCCGCGCGCCGTCGTGGGCTACGACGCCCGCACGAACTCGGACGTGTTCGCGCAGGAGACGGCCGCGATCTTCACGGCGGCGGGGATCGACGCCTACCTCATGCCGTCTGCGCTGCCCACGCCGGTCCTCGCCTACGCGCTGCAGGCGCTCGGGTGCGACGCCGGGGTCATGGTCACGGCCAGCCACAACCCGCCGCAGGACAACGGGTACAAGGTGTACCTCGGCGGCCGCGCGGTCGACGACGCCGGTCGCGGCGCGCAGATCGTCGCACCCATCGACGCGGAGATCTCCGAGCTCATCGGCCAGGTGGGGCCCGTCGGGTCGATCGCCCTTGCCGACGGCGGCTGGGCCGTGCTGCCGGCGAGCATCGCCGCGGACTACCGGGGCGCCGTCGTGCGCCTCGCGAAGCCAGGGCTCTTCCCCGCGCGCGAGCTCAAGATCGTCCTGACGCCGCTGCACGGCGTGGGCGGCGAGACCGCACTGGGCGTGCTGCGCGACGCCGGCTTCGCCGACGTGACGCTAGTGTCCGAGCAGGCCCAGCCCGATCCCGCGTTCCCGACCGTCGCGTTCCCGAATCCCGAGGAGCCGGGCGCGCTGGACCTCGCGTTCGAGGCCGCGAGGGCGGCGGGGGCAGACCTCGTGATCGCGAACGACCCGGACGCCGACCGCTGTGCCGTCGCCGCCCCGGACCCGGCCACGGGCGAGTGGCGCATGCTGCGGGGCGACGAGGTGGGTGCGCTGCTCGGCTCCCACGTCGTGCAGCGGCTGGACCTGCCCGAGGGCTCCACCGACCCGTCCCTCGTGTTCGCCAACTCGATCGTGTCCTCGCGGCTGCTCGCCCGGATCGCGGGGGCCGCCGGCCTCGCGCACCGCGAGACACTCACGGGCTTCAAGTGGATCTCCCGCGTGCCGGGCCTCGTGTACGGGTACGAGGAGGCGCTCGGATACTGCGTCGCGCCCGGCCTCGTGAAGGACAAGGACGGCATCTCAGCGGCCCTGCTGATCGCCGAGCTGGCCGCCGAGGCGAAAGCGCACGGCGAGACCCTGTTCGACCGGCTGGACGCCCTGCACGTTCGCCACGGCGTGCACCTGACGGACCAGCTCAGCGTGCGCGTGGCCGACCTCGGGCTCCTTGACGCGATGATGACCCGTCTGCGGCTCGACCCGCCGGCCTCGTTCGCGGACTCCCCCGTCGAGACCGCGGTGGACCTCGCGCAGGGCTCCGACGAGCTGCCGCCGACTGAGGGACTCCTATGGGTCACCCGTGACTCGACGCGCGTGATCGTCCGCCCGAGCGGAACCGAGCCCAAGCTCAAGTGCTACTTCGAGGTCATCCGTCCCGTGGACAACTCCGCCGAGCTCACCGAGGCCCGCCAGGCCGCGCGCCACGCCCTCGACGCCGCCGTCAACGACGTGCGCGAGGCCCTCGGCCTCTGA
- the cobA gene encoding uroporphyrinogen-III C-methyltransferase, which translates to MQVEITLDGAPVVLLGEADASRQALARYRKAGATVAHFDSPTAYLTSAFTTVTPPARPALVAVVRRSPGSGSRGRGAHDGAWAPVLDHYRRIGVPLVEEPPAGPRGHVTLVGGGPGSRGLLTVDAVEALRDADVVLFDRLAPWRELEKLTTAQLVDVGKLPGHHKVPQEEINRLIVDHALGRAGASDPTGAGANVVRLKGGDPFVFGRGAEEAAACAEAGVPVRVVSGISSSIAVPAAAGIPVTHRNVSHSFTVISGHAPLTDAEHRHLAGLAAEGGTVVVLMGIANLPHLAAGLRRAGLARETPLAVVERGHQAGQRTTLTELGGAELDTAGCANPAVIVIGEVVRVAGSATGEMALAAGFVGAA; encoded by the coding sequence ATGCAGGTGGAGATCACGCTCGACGGCGCCCCCGTCGTCCTGCTCGGCGAGGCGGACGCGTCCCGTCAGGCGCTCGCCCGGTACCGGAAGGCCGGGGCGACGGTCGCGCATTTCGACTCGCCGACTGCCTACCTCACGTCGGCGTTCACCACAGTGACGCCCCCGGCGCGGCCGGCGCTGGTCGCCGTCGTGCGCCGCTCGCCCGGATCCGGCAGCCGTGGGCGCGGGGCGCACGACGGCGCGTGGGCGCCCGTGCTGGACCACTACCGCAGGATCGGGGTGCCCCTCGTGGAGGAGCCGCCGGCCGGGCCCCGGGGCCACGTCACCCTCGTGGGCGGCGGGCCGGGCTCACGCGGCCTGCTCACCGTGGACGCCGTCGAGGCGCTGCGGGACGCCGACGTCGTGCTCTTCGACCGGCTCGCGCCGTGGCGGGAGCTCGAAAAGCTCACGACCGCACAGCTCGTCGACGTCGGCAAGCTCCCCGGCCACCACAAGGTCCCGCAGGAGGAGATCAACCGGCTCATCGTGGACCACGCCCTCGGGCGTGCGGGCGCGTCTGACCCTACCGGCGCCGGCGCCAACGTGGTCCGGCTCAAGGGCGGAGACCCGTTCGTGTTCGGCCGCGGGGCCGAGGAGGCCGCCGCGTGCGCCGAGGCCGGGGTGCCGGTGCGGGTCGTGTCCGGGATCTCGAGCTCGATCGCCGTTCCCGCGGCGGCCGGCATCCCCGTCACCCACCGGAACGTGAGCCACTCCTTCACCGTCATCTCAGGGCACGCGCCGCTCACCGATGCCGAGCACCGCCACCTGGCGGGGCTCGCGGCGGAAGGAGGGACCGTCGTCGTGCTCATGGGGATCGCGAACCTCCCCCACCTCGCCGCGGGCCTGCGGCGCGCCGGGCTCGCGCGGGAGACACCGCTCGCCGTCGTCGAGCGCGGGCACCAGGCCGGGCAGCGCACCACGCTCACCGAGCTGGGCGGCGCGGAGCTGGACACGGCCGGCTGCGCGAACCCGGCGGTCATTGTGATCGGGGAGGTCGTGCGCGTTGCCGGGAGCGCCACCGGTGAGATGGCCCTCGCCGCGGGCTTCGTGGGCGCCGCGTGA
- a CDS encoding hemerythrin domain-containing protein, with product MAHTDDDHAHHSHSHAHSHTGGFSDDDAALAAVEGHHAHMLERVSALSDALLAAVAAGDAGTAYDEKANLVGWCEDELIPHAVAEEGPLYGPARETAEARLLVEGMLQDHQTIIGLVEELRGADGPRAAALGLAIARAFALHLRKENQLLFPYIVASPDLSLAKAVEGLEEVVG from the coding sequence ATGGCACACACCGATGATGACCACGCCCACCACTCGCACTCCCACGCCCATTCCCACACGGGCGGCTTCTCGGACGACGACGCCGCGCTGGCCGCCGTCGAGGGGCACCACGCCCACATGCTCGAGCGGGTGAGCGCCCTCTCCGACGCCCTGCTCGCGGCCGTGGCCGCCGGCGACGCCGGGACCGCCTACGACGAGAAGGCCAACCTCGTGGGCTGGTGCGAGGACGAGCTCATTCCGCACGCCGTGGCCGAGGAGGGTCCACTGTACGGCCCGGCCCGGGAGACCGCCGAGGCGCGCCTCCTCGTCGAGGGGATGCTCCAGGACCACCAGACGATCATCGGACTCGTCGAGGAGCTCCGGGGCGCGGACGGGCCACGTGCCGCGGCCCTCGGGCTGGCGATCGCGCGGGCGTTCGCCCTGCACCTCCGCAAGGAGAATCAGCTCCTGTTCCCGTACATCGTGGCGAGCCCCGATCTCTCGCTCGCGAAGGCCGTCGAGGGGCTCGAGGAGGTCGTCGGCTGA
- a CDS encoding purine-nucleoside phosphorylase — protein MTDDPFGLAQAAAETIAQATGVPRHDIALVLGSGWGEAADLIGETTATLPAADVPGFSAPAVEGHVGTIRSVLTADGKRALVLGARTHYYEGRGVRAVVHGVRTAAAAGCRVVVLTNGCGGLNPDWAPGTPVLISDHINLTATSPLEGATFVDLTDLYSSRLRAVARTVDPSLAEGVYAQFPGPHYETPAEVQYAKRIGADLIGMSTALEAIAARHAGLEVFGISLVTNLAAGIGPEPLSHEEVLAAGAAAGPRISRLLADVIAAI, from the coding sequence ATGACTGACGACCCCTTCGGGCTGGCCCAGGCCGCGGCAGAGACCATCGCGCAGGCGACCGGGGTCCCGAGGCACGACATCGCGCTCGTGCTCGGCTCCGGCTGGGGCGAGGCGGCGGACCTCATCGGCGAGACGACGGCGACCCTCCCTGCCGCCGACGTGCCGGGGTTCTCGGCGCCGGCCGTCGAGGGGCACGTGGGCACCATCCGGTCCGTGCTCACCGCGGACGGCAAGCGCGCGCTCGTGCTCGGCGCCCGGACGCACTACTACGAGGGCCGGGGCGTCCGCGCCGTCGTGCACGGCGTCCGGACAGCAGCCGCGGCGGGGTGCCGCGTCGTCGTGCTCACCAACGGCTGCGGCGGGCTCAACCCCGACTGGGCGCCCGGCACCCCGGTGCTCATCAGCGACCACATCAACCTCACGGCCACGTCCCCGCTCGAGGGCGCCACCTTCGTGGACCTCACCGACCTGTACTCGTCGCGGCTGCGGGCCGTGGCCCGCACCGTTGACCCGAGCCTGGCGGAGGGCGTCTACGCCCAGTTCCCCGGACCGCACTACGAGACGCCGGCCGAGGTCCAGTACGCCAAGCGGATCGGTGCGGACCTCATCGGCATGTCCACGGCGCTCGAGGCCATCGCCGCTCGCCACGCCGGGCTCGAGGTGTTCGGAATCTCACTCGTGACGAACCTCGCCGCGGGCATCGGCCCGGAGCCGCTCAGCCACGAGGAGGTCCTCGCGGCCGGTGCCGCCGCGGGCCCGCGGATCTCCCGACTCCTCGCCGACGTCATCGCCGCGATCTGA
- a CDS encoding NAD(P)H-quinone dehydrogenase, translated as MTMNPDFAAPHIAILGGGPGGYEAASVAASLGAKVTIVERAGLGGSAVLTDVVPSKTLIATSDLMTRVEEASAALGLRLATGDGEPLQRTDLRADLRIVNDRLLGLARQQSEDIRAALDAQGVRIVMGSGRLVDGSVIEATTVDGVERIEADAVILAVGAHPRELPSARPDGERILNWAQIYSLEEIPEELIVVGSGVTGAEFASAYNGLGSKVTLISSRDRVLPGSDTNGAELLEKVFARRGVRVLSRSRAESVERTGDGVAVTLGDGTKVTGSHCLMCVGSIPNTDGIGLEQAGVAVSGSGHIMVDGVSRTTATNVYAAGDCTGVLALASVAAMQGRIAVAHILGDQVTPLNLNHVASNIFTSPEIASVGASEADVTSGRVAGDVVMLRLKSNPRAKMRNTTDGFVKVISRKGTGTVIGAVVMGSNASELIFGLAMAVEQKLHVDDVANTYAVYPSLSGSLAEAARRLHVHM; from the coding sequence GTGACGATGAACCCTGATTTTGCGGCCCCCCACATCGCGATCCTGGGCGGCGGACCCGGCGGCTACGAGGCGGCGTCGGTCGCGGCCTCTCTCGGAGCGAAGGTCACGATCGTCGAGCGCGCGGGGCTCGGCGGCTCCGCGGTGCTGACTGACGTGGTGCCTTCGAAGACCCTCATCGCGACCTCGGACCTCATGACCCGCGTCGAGGAGGCCTCCGCGGCGCTCGGCCTGCGCCTCGCGACGGGGGACGGGGAGCCGCTCCAGCGCACGGACCTGCGCGCGGACCTGCGCATCGTCAACGACCGCCTGCTCGGCCTCGCCCGCCAGCAGTCCGAGGACATCCGCGCCGCGCTCGACGCCCAGGGCGTGCGCATCGTCATGGGTTCCGGCCGCCTCGTCGACGGCAGCGTCATCGAGGCCACCACGGTGGACGGCGTCGAGCGGATCGAGGCCGACGCCGTGATCCTCGCCGTGGGTGCCCACCCCCGCGAGCTTCCGTCCGCCCGCCCGGACGGCGAGCGGATCCTCAACTGGGCGCAGATCTACAGCCTCGAGGAGATCCCGGAGGAGCTGATCGTGGTGGGTTCGGGCGTCACGGGCGCGGAGTTCGCGTCCGCGTACAACGGCCTCGGCTCCAAGGTCACGCTCATCTCGTCCCGCGACCGCGTGCTGCCCGGATCGGACACCAACGGCGCCGAGCTGCTCGAGAAGGTCTTCGCCCGCCGCGGCGTCCGCGTCCTCTCGCGCTCCCGCGCGGAGTCGGTCGAGCGGACGGGCGACGGCGTGGCGGTCACCCTCGGCGACGGCACCAAGGTCACCGGCTCGCACTGCCTCATGTGCGTCGGCTCGATCCCGAACACGGACGGGATCGGCCTCGAGCAGGCGGGCGTTGCCGTGAGCGGGAGCGGCCACATCATGGTCGACGGCGTCTCCCGCACCACCGCGACCAACGTGTACGCCGCGGGCGACTGCACGGGCGTGCTCGCGCTCGCCTCGGTGGCCGCGATGCAGGGCCGCATCGCGGTGGCCCACATCCTGGGCGACCAGGTCACGCCGCTGAACCTCAACCACGTCGCGTCCAACATTTTCACCTCGCCCGAGATCGCCTCGGTGGGCGCGTCGGAGGCGGACGTGACGAGCGGCAGGGTCGCGGGGGACGTCGTGATGCTCCGCCTCAAGAGCAACCCGCGCGCCAAGATGCGCAACACCACCGACGGGTTCGTCAAGGTCATCTCGCGCAAGGGCACCGGGACCGTGATCGGGGCCGTGGTCATGGGCTCCAACGCGTCGGAGCTCATCTTCGGCCTCGCGATGGCGGTCGAGCAGAAGCTCCACGTGGACGACGTCGCGAACACGTATGCGGTGTACCCGTCGCTGTCCGGCTCCCTCGCGGAGGCCGCGCGGCGCCTGCACGTGCACATGTAG
- the nirD gene encoding nitrite reductase small subunit NirD, whose product MTITAEAPVLADSPTDAARDALSTWYDVCSLTDLEPNWGEAALIGGRQVAVFRLPTDEVFAVEQRDPATEAHVMARGIVGSRGERPTIASPLHKQVYDLVTGERLDAPGTPIAAFAARVVGGMVQVAA is encoded by the coding sequence ATGACGATCACCGCTGAAGCACCTGTCCTTGCCGACTCGCCCACCGATGCCGCGCGTGACGCCCTGTCCACGTGGTACGACGTCTGCAGCCTGACCGACCTCGAGCCCAACTGGGGCGAGGCGGCCCTCATCGGGGGCCGGCAGGTCGCCGTCTTCCGCCTCCCCACGGACGAGGTCTTCGCCGTCGAGCAGCGCGACCCCGCGACCGAGGCGCACGTCATGGCGCGCGGGATCGTCGGCTCCCGCGGCGAGCGCCCGACCATCGCCTCGCCCCTCCACAAGCAGGTCTACGACCTGGTCACGGGGGAACGGCTCGACGCTCCCGGCACGCCGATCGCGGCCTTCGCGGCCCGGGTGGTCGGCGGAATGGTGCAGGTCGCGGCCTGA
- the deoC gene encoding deoxyribose-phosphate aldolase: MSSEPALTPADLAGYIDHTLLKPEASEGDILTLCSEAVQHGFKSVCVNPLWVKTATRALRGSGVLTCAVAGFPLGATPTDVKVFEARGATLDGADEVDMVINIAAARANDRGALVEDIQAVAEAVHGSSSILKVIIETSLLTDAQKVLACEAAVEAGADFVKTSTGFNGGGATVEDVALMRSTVGPDIGVKASGGVRTADDARAMIAAGATRIGASSGVAIVTGGSGSAGY; the protein is encoded by the coding sequence GTGTCTTCCGAGCCCGCCCTGACTCCCGCGGACCTTGCCGGCTACATCGACCACACCCTGCTGAAGCCCGAGGCGAGCGAGGGCGACATCCTCACCCTCTGCAGCGAGGCCGTCCAGCACGGCTTCAAGTCGGTGTGCGTCAATCCCCTGTGGGTCAAGACCGCCACGAGGGCGCTGCGCGGATCCGGGGTCCTCACGTGCGCGGTGGCCGGGTTCCCGCTGGGGGCCACGCCCACGGACGTCAAGGTGTTCGAGGCGCGCGGGGCCACCCTTGACGGCGCCGACGAGGTGGACATGGTCATCAACATCGCCGCCGCCCGCGCCAACGACCGCGGCGCGCTCGTCGAGGACATCCAGGCCGTCGCCGAGGCCGTCCACGGCAGCTCATCGATCCTCAAGGTGATCATCGAGACGTCCCTGCTGACGGACGCGCAGAAGGTGCTCGCGTGCGAGGCAGCCGTCGAGGCGGGGGCCGACTTCGTCAAGACCTCCACGGGCTTCAACGGCGGCGGGGCCACGGTCGAGGACGTCGCGCTCATGCGCTCCACGGTCGGCCCCGACATCGGTGTCAAGGCCTCGGGTGGCGTGCGCACCGCGGACGACGCGCGGGCTATGATTGCAGCAGGCGCCACCCGGATCGGAGCGAGCTCCGGCGTGGCCATCGTCACCGGCGGCTCCGGCTCAGCCGGATACTGA
- a CDS encoding uroporphyrinogen-III synthase, with the protein MNDVAAQLKGYRIGVTSHRRSEDLIEALERRGAEVMHAPVLTIAPVGQDLGVLEDTRLTIASRPDLCIVTTAYGMRRWLEVADAAGLGEALQESLSGAALYVRGPKARGAVRAAGLADVGIAGDETTATLVDLVLRDAGGRLDGKRVVMQLHGYTDRVQLDRLRDAGAELITVTPYRWVRPEGGERIEALIHAVCAGELDVLTFTSAPAVDALFSTAHELGVYPQLITALRQRVATAVVGPVTAAPLEAAGLRPWIPERFRMGALVKLVTDNLGRRTVRVLPTSAGAIELRGRTITVGDSELVLAPSAMLLFRTLFEAGGAVVPRETLARLVSQKASNHALDMAVNRLRGALPAPELIQTVVKRGYRLRVTA; encoded by the coding sequence GTGAACGACGTCGCCGCCCAGCTCAAGGGCTACCGCATCGGCGTCACCTCTCACCGGCGCTCCGAGGACCTCATCGAGGCGCTCGAGCGGCGCGGCGCGGAGGTGATGCACGCCCCCGTGCTCACGATCGCCCCCGTGGGGCAGGACCTCGGGGTCCTCGAGGACACGCGCCTCACGATAGCCTCGCGCCCCGACCTGTGCATCGTCACCACCGCGTACGGGATGCGGCGCTGGCTCGAGGTCGCCGACGCGGCAGGGCTCGGGGAGGCCCTCCAGGAGTCGCTCAGCGGCGCCGCCCTGTACGTGCGCGGCCCCAAGGCCCGCGGAGCCGTCCGCGCGGCGGGTCTCGCCGACGTCGGCATCGCGGGCGACGAGACCACCGCGACGCTCGTGGACCTCGTGCTGCGGGACGCGGGAGGGCGGCTCGACGGCAAGCGCGTCGTCATGCAGCTGCACGGCTACACCGACCGGGTCCAGCTCGACCGGCTGAGGGACGCGGGTGCCGAGCTCATCACGGTCACCCCATACCGCTGGGTCCGGCCGGAGGGCGGAGAGCGGATCGAGGCGCTCATCCACGCCGTCTGCGCTGGCGAGCTGGACGTCCTGACGTTCACGAGCGCGCCCGCCGTGGACGCGCTCTTCAGCACGGCCCACGAGCTCGGGGTGTACCCGCAGCTCATCACCGCCCTGCGTCAGCGGGTCGCCACGGCGGTGGTGGGCCCGGTCACGGCCGCGCCGCTCGAGGCCGCCGGGCTGAGGCCCTGGATCCCCGAGCGGTTCCGCATGGGCGCCCTCGTCAAGCTCGTCACGGACAACCTGGGCCGGCGCACGGTGCGCGTCCTGCCGACCTCTGCCGGGGCCATCGAGCTGCGGGGCCGGACCATCACGGTCGGGGACAGCGAGCTCGTCCTCGCCCCCTCCGCGATGCTCCTCTTCCGGACCCTGTTCGAGGCCGGAGGGGCCGTGGTGCCGCGGGAGACCCTCGCGAGGCTCGTCTCCCAGAAGGCGTCCAACCACGCGCTGGACATGGCCGTGAACCGCCTGCGCGGCGCGCTGCCCGCACCCGAGCTGATCCAGACCGTCGTGAAGAGGGGGTACCGGCTGCGGGTGACGGCGTAG